The stretch of DNA ccataggaaaATGTCcaagctgtatattatatatctagtacaaataaatctaaagcaactggacttgttaagtaatcattgaagacatttcactactcatccgagcagcttcttcagttcaactgactggtatgggaagtcctcagcatatatactcttccattaatccaatcacaatggcactttgtaactcttcagaaaccTTAATTATTAAACTATCTGCTGCCTATTCCTCCCCACCATTAAAATTTATTCAATTTATGTTTCAGCTTTATGTTAGTGCAGCAGTAGAGTAATAAGGTATATAATGTAATAGCGTAGTACTAATATACACCATTATACTATACATGTTATGGTTTAATGCAGCAGTGCAAAAAGGATTTGTAAAACATAATACTGTGCAAAAATTCCTTCTTTGTAGAAAAGGGGGTCTGGTGTATGGCACCACATTCTGTCTCTCACTGAGCGAGTATTAATGTGGGGGGTGGTGTTCAGGGCCCATAGCAGGTTATAGCCCCAATTATTTTTTCCAGGAGGGCCTGGCGGAggctagttatgccactgtttatGACACTGTTTGCAATCTAAAAAGAATGCAAAATTGTGGTCTTTACAATGCATGCACTTCCCACTTttttacttttatggcaaaacgcTGCAATCTATTTTAGCTAGATCTCTTGACTAGTGTACATACGTGCGTGCTGCTGAGTTAGAAGATGGTTGACTTGACTGTTGCACTATGTAATTATTTTCAaacctgtaaataaaaatatacagaaacaCTTCAATATAATGCTTAGCATGGTAGATATTATATCGGGTATCTGGCCCACTACACAGAAAATATTGTACACCACTGATCTAATTCATCTGTATAGTATGTTTAAGGACAATGCAAACACATTTCAGGGTGATGCAAGCTATCGCTGAAGAAGATGGCAGTGCGGCACTCTGACTAGATCTCCTGGATCAGTTTTTAGAGAGGAAAAGGATGGCCCCTGGGCCCAGGGTGTCTAACAAATCTGCCCCCCTAATACGGGttgcattgtcctttaagctattGTGAATTAAAACTCCTTTCATCCTTACATAGGAATTCCATAATGTAAAGCCTCAGAAAGGGCCCTACTGTGACAGTCAGTTGAATAATTGCAATTTGGCTACCAGTCCCCACTGACTCCACCCATTTCCTTGCCCCACCCTGCTTCCCCACCACAAAGTCTAGTATAATGAAAACATGTGCCAACCTTACTAATATTTACTAGTGAACTGCTAAACAAAGGTATGTCCTACATGCTCAAAAGAACATTACCAGTACAGGTACAGGGTTTGTGATTTGGAAAtatgataaaattatttttttattggaatTTTGAACACTTTTCCAAAAACGTTCTGAAGTTCTTCTGCTACTGATTTACCTGTTTGCATCCTCCAGCAGATAATCAGAAAGAGATTTTGGGGGTGCAGGACTCCTGTTGTGTTCTCTTCTCTCTTCTGTGTTCACCCAACTAAAATGATAACATTCATTAATTTTTTGTGAAACATTCCAGTTTTTATTATGCCATATCAGAgtggatttatatttgttttggcCATTCTGGATCTGCACTCtcacttatatataatatataattattcacACTACTACAGTATTTCTGTGTCACATTTTCCTCAAATATGATGATGAGattacaatgtgaaatgcaatgtctaatttaatatgatataagggCTAATTTATCAAGCCTGATGGTTTCAGGACACAGTATATGAATTACCTGTCATCTCTGATGAGTGTAATCTTCCCTGGCTCCGGTTTGATGGATGAGATACTTGTTTCTGTGGTGCTGCTGATATTTCTAGTGGTCATTTTGGGGCTCCCTGATGGGCTTGATCCACTACGAATAATTAATAATGTTTTAGAATTGACAACATGGTTTATTTagtatgttgattttttttagaaatgtcaacACATTATAATTAATCCCTACTTTATAATATTAGAATATTAGAATTCAAAGTGGACCTCAATTATCTGTACAAAAgcacttttatatggtcatgattTTCATCAGGGACTTTCagtattgttatattttaaaacagtGAGCACATAAGTCCTTGtagatatatagtgaataatgtacccatgtagggatattataagtcacaaaggagttccatgactatataaaagcacaaggctgaaggctgagttcTTTTATAGTCATGAatctccgaggtgacttctaatagcctcatattttacaacagggcatacattatttattgtaatacacaagtttcagtgagtcatgtgacagatatgacatcactaaactctctctctctctctctctctctctctctctctctctctctatatatatatatagcattactAGCTGATAAGAATGTGCTGTAAGGATTTTGCATTATATGAATTACCTTTCTTTGATTACTGTAAACTTCCCAGGTGAGATACTTGTCTCAGTAGTGCTGCTGATATTCCTAGTAGTCACTTTGGGGCTTGTAGTGGGGCTTGTTCCCCTGAGAATAATGCATTGTATTTTAATATTAGTAACATAATAAATAATTACTTATAGCTGGGCTCATAACAAAAATACCTGTAGTTATAATTTCCTATTTATACATCTGATTTAAAACACTGCCAAACTGGCAAACGCTTATATCACACAATAATTAGAATAGTAAATagctttttaatatatagttttatagtaCAGTCATATAATAGACAAAATCCTCAAATCTTAGTGATGTAATTAATTATAATTGAAACATCACTAGTGTCAAATGATTCATTCTGATTTGACAAATGATGCATTCTCTTCTATAACATATGGGGAAATTAGGTTTCAACATGGAGCTTCATAATCTGTATATAAACATCTTTATATAGGACCATCAATATCCTTCTCTTTTACAGGTACATTTTATCTTGTATATGCTGGGAAGGGAACATATTTAGTTAATGAGAAAATGCTGTAACAACTCTGAATTAAATGAATTACCTTTCTTCTCTGACCACTGTAATCTTCCCTGGCTCTGGTTTAATAGATGAGATACCAGTCTCACTGGTGATGTTGATTTTCCTAGTAGTCAACTTGGGGCTGCCAGCTGGGCTTGTTCCCCTAAGAGTAATAAATAGTGCTACAGAGTTAACATTATGGTATAAATGATTGTTGATAAAATAACATTGCTTTATAAAACATTTATGCACAATATAACTTGGGAAATCATCAAAGTACCATGCTGAAGCGCCCACTTAAGGGCAAAATTTAGTTTTGTATATGTATGCAATCTATTATCACAAATGCTTGcgacctgaggttttctgaataagggatgcTTATGTAATttaaatcaccataccttaagtttgcctTAAAATTAATgaatcattaaataaactcaataggattgtttttccatcaaAATGGGTTTAAGCAGCTTAATAACCATCAAATAAAAGTGTTGCTTTATtaatagagaaaaagcaaatcatttttagaattCATAATTAGAATTACCTTTCTTCTTTGACAACTGTAATCTTTCCTTGCTCTGGCTTTATAGATGAGATACTAGTTTCAGTGGTGCTGCTGATATTCCTATGGGTCACCTTGGGGCTGCCAGCTGGGCTTGTTCCCCTAAAAGTAATAAATAGTGTTCTGAATTATCATTATGGTTTCAATGATTATTGATAAATAAACAATGCTTTGTAAAACATTAATACATGAAATAACTTATAGCCACAAATTCATCTCAGGTCTGTGCTGAAGAGCCCACGTAGGGGAAAAATTTGGTTTTGTACAAACACATATACTGTGTGACTACAGTACCTAATTGGTGGAGACAATCACACTGTTAGAAATAGGAATTACCTTTCTTGTTTGACAACTGTAACTTTCCCCTGCTCTGGTTTTATAGATGAGAAACTAGTCTCAGTGGTGCTGCTGATATGTCTAGTAGTCACCTTGGGGCTGCCAGCTGGACTTGGTCCTCTAAAAGTAATAAATTGTGTTGTAGAATTATCATTAtgatttaaatactgtataactACAGTACTTGGGTGGTGGAGACAATCACACTGTTAGAAATAGGAATTACCTTTCTTCTTTGACAACTGTAATCTTCCCCTGCTCAGGTTTTATAGATGAAAAACTAGTCTCAGCGGTGCTGCTGATATGTCTAGTAGTCACCTTGGGGCTGCCAGCTGGGCTTGGTCCTCTAAAAGTAATAAATTGTGTTGTAGAATTATCATTAtgatttaaatactgtataactACAGTACTTGGGTGGTGGAGACAATCACACTGTTAGAAATAGGAATTACCTTTCTTCTTTGACAACTGTAATCTTCCCCTGCTCTGGTTTTATAGATGAGAAACTAGTCTCAGCGGTGCTGCTGATATGTCTACTAGTCACCTTGGGGCTGCCAGCTGGGCTTGGTCCTCTAAAAGTAATAAATTGTGTTGtagaattattattatgatttaaaTACTGTATAGCTACAGTACTTGTGTGGTGGAGACAATCACACTGTTAGAAATAGGAATTACCTTTCTTCTTTGACAACTGTAATCTTTCCTGGCTCCGGTTTTACAGATGAGATACTTGTTTCCACAGTTCTGCTAATATTCGTGGTGGTCAGTCTAGGGCTGCCGGCTGGGCTTGTTCCACTGCTAAAGtaataaatgttttcaaattAGCATTGGGGTTTGGTGACTGTTGATAAGAAATGAATGCTTGACCTGCTCAACTgggaatataaaataatgtattcttTATAGAAAACCCTTCCAATGATATGCCTCATTTCCATAAGCCTTGGCCCCTTTTCAAACCAGCAGTTTCTTAATAATTCCTTCTATCCACTGGTATCCCTCTACACCTGCATGTGATATGGTCTATTTCTTAGTGCCCATAGAGTTCCAACAGGTTCCAAATCCTGTAGAAACTTCTGCATCCCCTGCAGTTATGCCCCTACGTGAAGTTGTCAGCCTGGTTACCCATATTTGTCATCCACCATGCATTTAATGCCACCTACAGTGTGATGTAATGCTTCTGTATGTACGATACATATTATATGTACATATTAATACTCATATTGTGAATACTTAGTCAGTAAAACTTTTTGGGCAGTAATCACTTCTGTTTGCCATAATCCCAAGAACCTAAAGCCTCTGAGACAAACCCCCAAACTATTACTTAGTTAATGTCACAATAATAATGAtgcattttggccagaaaatgaaCGCTTAGGTGTTTTCTGGCTGAATCCCACTCTTGTGCACAGTTACAGGCAGATTTCATTCATACTTGTCACTTCACACATGAAGCTATATCATGCAAAATCTGGTAATATTTTTCTTGAGgatcatgtgccattagccttggaaaaaggcaatcatttttaaacaaaattcaTATTTGCTGTACAAACCTGGATGCTGAGAGAGAAGATGGCTGACTGGTTTGTGTTGTTTTGTAACCACTTTCAAATCTGTAAATACAAATGCACGTCATTTCAGCAGATATGGTTCACTCATGCACCAAGGGTTGTTTGGCTACttttaatgattttataaaaaaaacataggacATAAAGGCCTCTTTTTTAGTGGTCTCTTACAGCTTACAACATCTGCAAGACAGGATACCAAATCTTAAAAGGTTTCAGTATAAATTCCTCAGCCTACTGTTAACCATGGCTTACCTGCCGGCATCTTCCAACAGATAATCAGACAGAGATTTTGGAAGTGATGGACTCTTGTTTTCTTGCCATTTTTCTTTTATGTCCTCTCTGCTACAAAACAAGTTTACAATATGTATCTGTTTAAATTGCATTTGAGTTGTTGACAAGATATTCTCAAAGATCACTATCAATGAAGAACAAGGAAAAAAATATTCCAATCTCAGTTCAAATTGGAAATCTATTAACTCTTTAAAATCTTTCTCAAACTGCcgtgaaaaaaaacacatatactaATTAGTAATTTTGTACCAGATACTTGGGGTGTAGGCAGTTGTGTCTCAGAAAAATGACACACAGGTGGCTAGGGGCATGTAATAACACACCATTCAGTTGTGTTAATTGTGCAGAACAGCATGTAAGGGTATGCATGCATACCATCTCTACAACTGTCACTGACCCTAATAAGCACTTCATGACATTCTAGCACCTACCTTTCAACATTAGATGCCAAAGCATGACACCTGCCAATGCCAATGTAACCATTATTGGATAAATAGGGCAATTGATAGGCAACATATTTGAATATACAGTGTCTTTCATACGTTGGCCCTCTGGGCACTGGATCAGGATTTAATGGCAAACTTCTACTTTATAAAGTACTGCTAATAACCCTCTGGCTCATTTTAGGGCTTCCAATGGCAGCAGgtacattaaaacaataaaaacaaataattaaataatacataaaattctactacaggtataggacccattatccagaatgctcgggaccaagggtattccggataaggggtctttccgtaatttggatctcaataccttaagtttactaaaaaatcaataaaacattaattaaacccaataggattgttttgcatccaataaagattaattatatcttagttggaatcatagaaaaaggaaatcagttttaaaattctgaattatttgattaaaatggagtctatgggagacgggcattccgtaattcggagctttctggataacgggtttccggataaggggtccgatacctgtatattatgttattatgtaacTCCAATTGTTCTCAAttttgacatttttgtttgggaaACACCTATTTTTAATTTGCTGTGTACAAGAATATACAGTGCATAAATTAATtactaaagctgtccatacactgCTTGTTTGGTGGGGTGCCAAGAGTTTAAGATTTTGCCGGTTAAGTGGAGGTCTAAATCAGCCAATGATCAAATCATATGATGGAACTTATTGGGAGAAAAATCCATGGTAAAAATCCATGACTCAATGCTATTTTTTCAGTTGACTCAAGAGTGGCCAACTTGTACAAGAAACACTGGCAcctgtatgtccagctttagatTAGAATGTTATAATGGCTAAAGGAAACATTTATCTGTCCTTTACTGTGGCTGTAGTTTGTTTGTGGGGGAAAAATATTCcctgataaaataaaaaagttaccaTACAGATATTCTTTGGGAATAATATACAGGATCCCTCAGTGGCTATAGAAGAGTGAGctcaatgtatatttttgatcCAGTAGTTTGCTGTAGTTGGGTGTATAGTGCAGCTAAGAATATGCAACAGTAAGCACCATTATACTCAAAAGTCTAATGAAGTGCCACAAACTGTATATTAAGTTTATCCTATGGGTGTTCTGGTGCtctgtatttttaataaaaatgttgctaGTGGTACATAGTTCCTTTTATATGTGGCTATATTAGAATGTCTGTAAGTAATCATGAGTGTTCAGATGTCAGATTTCTTTCCATCAACCTTAGAACAGGCCCCAAACTAATTTTCAAGATTATTCTCATTGTAAATGTTTCTCAGTAATGTCTTTTATTATAGGATGAGCAACAATTGATCTGACTGTCCTAACAGATAATACAAATTCTTTACAAACCTTGAAGTGAATGAATATGAGGGTGATCCCTGTTTATCCCTATAAGTAGATTTCGGGGATGTTTCCCTCTTATTATCTTCATGTTCTTCTTTTACCTCCACCCTTGTAAATTGAAAATaacactgttacatttttttctttacatcaaAAATGCTAAAAGTTGAAGAGAACTATAAATCGTATTGGGCAAAGTGGCTGATGATATGAAAAAAAATTAGGAATGCAAAAGATTCCCACTGCTCTGACCATCAGTTTGTTTTAAGAAGCTGATTTATTTATCAAAGAAGATACATACGTCAATTTGTATTGACCGTATTCTGTTCAATGGGGTGGCATCCCTCAATTTTGAACACTGACACTTAATCAAATCAAACTTAATTTCTGACCACATGCAGAGAGACTGGGTTCAGTCTTTTCCAAATAGCAATGAATCCTTTCAGCATGAAAAATAAATTCGATCgctatttcagtttgaatagtttggtaaaaaaaacaaacaaactggaaTTAAATCTGGGCCCAAAGTGTGTGGTTTTCTACCTGCCAAAACCCTTCTTCATTATTAAGGTATGGAAAACTATAACTTAATTGTGTAGAGAATAACCCCCTATCATATTTTATGCACATGCTCTTATGGCACAATCAATATCTTCTGAAAGCTAGGTGCACCAAAATCTTACCCCATTAGTGATGGGATCTCATATAAGTCCCCCTTTTAAGAACTAAATATAACATAAACTATTCAGTATTCAGGGCCTGTTATCAGCACTGGGCCAAGCCAGCCTTGCCCAAgctgcccgccccccccccccgcattgcACAAGCATGTGCACTGACGACCAGAAGCATGGGGCGCAATGTGGAGCCACCACATGCCTCTTCTACCAGCCTATGAGCTCATGTGCAGTTTACAGAGGGGGAGGGTCACTTGATAAAACTGCACTGCAACTGTACTGTAAAATGTTAGAAATTTCCAAAAAGGCCAGCTTGAAACAGGCTTATGCAAACCTTGTACATATTCCTGCATTCTTGCATTGAGCTGTACTTCAGAATGTACAATTGCAAGTCCTGTGGGACAGAAACCCCATGTGTCCAACTGAATCTGTGTGTTAAGTATAAAATCCATATTTTTAATTAACTCACCTTTTAGCCACGAATTGTGATTGGTTGTTATCCGGTGCACCAGTTCTAAAACAAAGATTCATTTCCAAATGTTAAAATCATATATGGGCAAAATATAGCAGCACCAACAATGACAGTAAAGTTGAAGTGACCATACATAATGGTTTCTAAGCAGGTCTGTATATTGACAGTGTTATATAGCGTAAAACATTACAGACCGGTTAATCTGATTGTGccattatatgtatattaaaaaaaaacaactctccTCATTGTGAGTATTTTTGTTATCACTACAGTGGGTGCCATAACATGTAGGTATACTGATAGAATTGATCAAAAATACCAAAAAATTCCTGCAATACTTGAAAAAAggtcaaaaaaaaccccagagaaataactataataatgttaaaaaaaatgcagataatGAGAAAAAGAGTAATTGGTTAAATATATATTCCTTTTAAAATTTAGGAACCCTGGACCTTATTTGTGACCTTATTTTCAACACCAAAAAGCTAactgatacaaaaaaatcaaacttcaTCAACAAAACACCAAACCCAGCATACAAACTTTCTTACAGATCAGCCCCAGCTTTATTTATAGtttaaagagattaaaaaaaaaaaaaaatatatatatataatcgaaTAAAGTGgcccgctccacacaggacttatgcaaaAATAGCATGGTTTATTAGGAGTATAACAAAACTGACATTTCGGCCtctcctgcagcctttctcaaagaatatatttatattctttttgaGCAATTCTACTTGGGTATtagccaaaaaacaaaaaaagctccaaaaatGGCTCCACTGGCCAACTATATTGCTGTGAGCCTAACCCCTGAAGGTCAGGTACACAAGTATTTTCTGAGGCTGGCACTGAGCAGCACCTACCAACAAGGTTATCAACCACCTACAAAGACCAAATCTGCTGGTGCGCCTTTCTTCTGCCCAGGGAATACGACAATAGTGTTATGTAAAATGACAAAAGTCAACTGCAGACATACATAAACTAGTTCAGTTATTCAAATTTTCATACTACAAGGTATTGTTGGAAGTTTAGTAATGTTGCCTGGTGATTGATTACTATGGCTTACTGGTAGGAATGGGC from Xenopus tropicalis strain Nigerian chromosome 8, UCB_Xtro_10.0, whole genome shotgun sequence encodes:
- the znf185 gene encoding zinc finger protein 185 isoform X12; this encodes MASPANKDGHADPDRKKIIKQMKVRTTLKNDMSWINQQSTEEKNEGNANLLSPRQKFADSKKILWSSIPDSKDVSDSPALSPKETVNRTSSSPIQATNKPSSHRLSTGYIIRGQPLSGSEQTKSSFNGYQKNYAVQTKSASLPRVPTASGFKMSTEEYKKIAPFNTRNKSIGDLSDDETPFSAEEQAKRTEAASGVLKNTTVKDRSYVFSAAKKSSVTGAPDNNQSQFVAKRVEVKEEHEDNKRETSPKSTYRDKQGSPSYSFTSSREDIKEKWQENKSPSLPKSLSDYLLEDAGRFESGYKTTQTSQPSSLSASSSGTSPAGSPRLTTTNISRTVETSISSVKPEPGKITVVKEERGPSPAGSPKVTSRHISSTAETSFSSIKPEQGKITVVKEERGPSPAGSPKVTTRHISSTAETSFSSIKPEQGKITVVKEERGPSPAGSPKVTTRHISSTTETSFSSIKPEQGKVTVVKQERGTSPAGSPKVTHRNISSTTETSISSIKPEQGKITVVKEERGTSPAGSPKLTTRKINITSETGISSIKPEPGKITVVREERGTSPTTSPKVTTRNISSTTETSISPGKFTVIKESGSSPSGSPKMTTRNISSTTETSISSIKPEPGKITLIRDDSWVNTEERREHNRSPAPPKSLSDYLLEDANRFENNYIVQQSSQPSSNSAARTGTSPAASPRLTRRNISSTTETSISSIKSGPGKITVIKDESRTSPASSPKLTRTNISSIIESSISSIKPEQGKITFVTDERTSPSSSPTLGTRNSRSTTETTVSSIQPEPGKITLIKEESISTPDVPKLSTYGTSITETRGSGVQAGPGKITVLKEESIKDTADLPKLTSWSTKNVIDYTKPDNRTTSGKITVMTDERPSCSSNKGSFGLAWLVQKTSPCGDSRTSKRKD